The DNA segment GCATCAAGCGGATGAATgtcctttatttgttttattaccCCCATAAAAAGCACAAATGGAAATGCTCCTTCTAAACAATTATAAGCACTCTGATTTAAAAGTTTGTCAGAATTCGGGGGAAAGATGGACCCCATAGCATTCAGGTAAGCAGTAGTTTTACAGTTTGATAAACCTTTTATATGTTTTTTGATGTTGTAGCCTAAAGTAGGAAGGTACTaccatttcttcttatttttgtttcttttttttttagcatagtaAGCCTTCTGGTTTGTGAAATCCAAAATTTCTGATTAATAAATGTCAGTAActtgttttctgattaaaaaaataaaaaatagctagTTACTAGTGTTATGCAAATCTTAAAATTAAAGCTCACAACTCATGTAATTCatgatgctttaaaaatgtaatagtGTATTTAACAGTAATAGTATACGATAAGAGATTCACTCTTATTTTTCTCCTGAGGAAGTCAGTGgtgatacactgaaaaaaaaagtctaccgTAGAGTCAGAGAATTAGTGATACATGTATCAAATGTTTAGTTCTTTTTGTATTTAACACTGTTCAAACAGTGGAATATGTTTGACATTCTGCTTTCAGACAGCTATCCAATGTCTGTTTGAATTCTGAGAGAGATTAAGCAGAAACGTATTTTTCCTGAGAGTGCCAGTCCCATATTTCTCCTAACTTAATTTACTGGtcttcataaaatatatttttagactGTAAATTTTGTCTTCTACTTAGTTTAAATAGTATCAGCTGTGATTTTATGCCTGATTTTTCCTAATACGTGGACTTACATGatgtatgttttcctttttagctggaaGGGTAGTGTAGAAGTTTATACGATGAGAAGTTTATACGCCAAGCCACCCTTTCATTACCAAGGGAGAGGCTGCTTAAAAGTTACTTGGCTAATATTCAAAGGGCTACACAACTTTTCTATCTACGTGAAACAGCTGGACAAAGTTGAAGGATTTGACTACTCTTACATAGGTCTTGCTTATGTTGCAATGTTCAGTAATTATGCTAGCACTGACTAGCGTGATTCACAGGGTCTGTCTCTCTATATTTGAAGATCAGTGGGGGCACGCCTGCTGCTGGCATTACTTGACAGCGACAGTTGCCTGGACAGAGAGAAAGGCTTAGGACTATCGCAGTTCCTGCTGTGCTTAGATTCTGAGCTCACCCTCCCTGTAGAGTCAGGAGTGTCTGGCCGGCTAGAATTTCTAACGTCAGTATTGTAAGGAGGTTGGGCTTGGTTTGCACTGAAACTGCTTTGTCTTCTGTTGCTGTTCTTTGGAAGAGAATTTGTTGAAGATGCTGCACTCTGAACCATTGTCGAGCAGTTCCAAGATGAACTGATTCCATGTTGTCTTCTGAAACCGGCAATAGGAAAAGTTGTATCAGGTTGCAGCGATGTTTGAGATGGCATTTCAGCAAAGCTTCTCAAGCACGTGCTCGAAGCTGTATCTACATTCTGAGTATCAACAAGAACATGTTTCTTTTGAGCTTCTTTTTGAACATCACACATTTCAGTCCCAAGCTTGCCAAACAAGCCTTCATTATTATTTGTGCTGGTATTTTGAGTCTGATTGTCTAAAGCATTTGTAGCCGGCCTCTTCTTTGGTGATTTATTTTCCCGACTGTGATGGGTGtaattgctgctgctttctgtacGATTATTTTGCACAGACTGAAACACGGGAGGAGAATTTAGAACCGGGTAGACAGCAGCGtcagtttgcttttctgttaaaAAGGTATAACCGCTAAGTGCAGAAGGAACGTTTTTTTGAGGGGTGGTGGATATTCCCAAAGAAGAATGTGGTATCATAGAGTATTTCTTAGATTTGTTTACAGAGAAATTGTCAGGGTCGTCCTTGGTTTTATTCTGCCCACACAGTCCCATTTTAATTTTTCGGAATCCTAGGTGGATAATTTCTAGGATGTTTAAAAGCAATGATACAGTAGCTATTGATTGCATGAATAATATGAACACTGTCTTTTCTGTTGGTCTAGATACAAAGCAGTCAACTGTGTTTGGACACGGATCTCTCTGACATTTGTAAAGGGGATCTAGATGAAAGCCATACAGAAGATACTGCCCAATCATAAAACCAACTTCCACTGCAGATCTTGTGAAAATATGTATCACGTAAGTGCAGAGCAAAGAGCCTCTCAGGGGTGCTTTGTTTAGCTTTCTTTGATCCAATTGCCGGAGTTCTCTCTCCAGCCTTTTCCGATTTTCAGTCATTTCTAATTCAGTGCTTTCGAGTTCCACTCTTACttgagctttctttttttgcctctctttttccaAGGCTCTTAGTCTGTATAGGGCATGACCCATATACACCAAGGAAGGGGAAGATACAAATATAACTTGCAAGACCCAGTATCTTATGAGAGAGATGGGAAAGGCCTCATCATAGCACACATTTCTGCAACCAGGTTGCTCAGTATTGCATATAAATTCTGATTGTTCATCATTCCAAACATCCTCAGTTGCCACTCCGAGGACAAGCATTCGAAATATGAAGAGGATCGTTAGCCAAATCTTTCCAATAATGGTGGAATGAATGTGGACCTCCTCTAAAATGCCTCCAAGGAAATTCCAGTCTCCCATGGTTATTCTGCCATCTTAACACTATGACGTATGAGAGAAAAAAGTATCAAACATTGTAAAAGCTGCAGTCCTTAacacattacaaaaaaaatgacaGTGGGAAAAAACATCATATCTCACATTGTAACCATGGCAACACGACCCACTGCTCATTGATATTCTAGGTGTTATTCTCTCTCGTCTACAAGATGGAGAAGTACATCATCTGCACGAGTGTAATTTATCAGTAAAAGACATCCTGAGAAGCACATCGCTATGAGGTATTAAGCACCCTCAGTCTGCATCAAGTCAGTGGAAACTAAGGTGCCTGATGTGGAGTAGGATTTTAAGAGCACTGTGTGGCCCATTTGAACCATCATCCGACAGCAGTGTGACAGCTGTACGTTTATATTTAGGACACTAATGAAGGTAGAGGAATATTTCTCAGTCCTCCTTTTTGGATGTTCCGAGCCCCACATCACACCTGAAGTTACAGTAATGTCCAATTATTGTTTCGCAGTGAAAGTTGGTTGTACAAAGGAACTTGAGAGGGAATAAAACATCTTGCTAAAATTGCATTGTTAGattgaaaaaaaagtttcagcatATATTTTGGCACAGACAATTGCTTTCTGTTTGCAGATGTCaacaataaacaaataaatagaatCACCATAATCAGTTCAGTTTCCCGTGATCAATGATACCCGCATTTGAAATACAGAACAGAGGGTCTAGATGTTATGCTTTGCTACCTTTGGCTgcgattctgtgaaaaataaatgattTATGCAAAAATTCTCTACCAGCATTTTCCTAAATGATTATCATCTCAGTACAGGTAAACTGGCAATATATGCATGTAATTGCAcatcttgcctttctttcctatgtttgtttctttctccGTTACAGGATACTACATTGTGAACAAGATTTTAAATTCATCTTCTGTGTTTATGTTATTGTATacactaacaaaaatatttttcttttttatgtacaGGGATAACCTGTAGGTCTGTAGATTTACCTCTTCATTTTATGTACAGTACAATTCAATAGAATTCAGTTACACTAAAACCAGaataatctaattattttttttttaggataaagGTGCTTTAACATAGTGTTTTCTGTTCAAAAGGGATTAATTTTCACCCTGTAAAATAGGAGTGTTAGGAAATCAAATGGAAGTTGCAGTCTTACAGCCGCAATACCGATGACTAGAGAGGAACCTTTATGCGAAGGCAGCCTACTAAACATGAAAATACTTTCGCAAATTGCTATACAAATAGGCAAGGTAgacattttttaaagacaaacaaattaaaaataaatgggaaattaaaaataaaacatacctttctttacaaaaatgtgtaaaattaaaGAACTGCGGTGTCCGATAAAAAGTTATGACCCCTGCCATCTTCTGTCCATGTGAGAAAATTTCACATTATAAGCAGTTTATTTTGCTACAGGAGCAAATGATGGAGCGCAAGCTTTGCCCATTGAATTTATATTTGctagggatggagggaggagaaaatCAATCTGCAGTTCAGTCTGCCACCGCTCCAAGCATAGTTTATCTATGACTGGTGAAAAACCTTATTAAAAAAGGCTAGAAAAGATCTGCAGCTCTAACTTCCTTCACATTATCCTCCCTTTCGTCTCTCCAGCACCTTCCAAGTTTTAAGAAAGATCTCAGCCTCAGACAAACAGATTGAAAGAAAACTTTAGTACCAAGTTTTAGTTTACATATCTCAGAAGCAGCAAAAACTGGGCTTGCATATGCCAAAGATATGAAGGTAAATCTTCCCAATTAGTATCATTGTAAATTTCTGCAGACAATCTGTTCTGGAATGGCTTAGCACCACACTCCTGATGTAAAAACCCAATCGTAGTTCTTTTGGCCCCTCTTCATAGACAGCATTTGTCCTTATATTCTACAATTCTGTACCTCTTGTTTAGTCTCCTTACACCATTTTATTTGTCATACTGAATTCACTAAAGCACCCCTGAATGAGGCAACTGTTTTACACCATTTTCCCCATCCATataattcagtatttctttttaggAGCCAGTCATTATCATTCCAGTCTAAGTGTCGGACATCCTAAAGATGCCAGTCATTCTTCTTATTAGTGATACTTATGCATAGTCTGTAAAAACAGACCAGGAGACACAAGTCCCCTTTTTATTCAAGGCCTTCAGCTACCCCTCCACATGACCTCAGCAGGAAGAATACCGAGAATGgtctgaaatattttccagtacaAAAGAGCGCACAAACTGCCTAGTCTCAAAGAACAGGTATTTTCTAGGTGTTTAGGAATGCAAGGGCCACACATATTAATTGATATAATTGTTGACGAGTTACAACCTATTGTTGTTAACTTTTTACTTAAAATTCCTCCCTTTCCTATTCTTTTCTTTACATCAGATGTATTGTTGCAGCAGAGTCGTCCTGCAACTCAGGTGAATAAATAGGTTTGTTGTGCTGATGTTGTGCTGTCTGCTTACTTTCAGTAAAAGATTGTGTAAAGCTGTGCACTATACATCATGCGTGCGTGATGTCAGCGTGCGGCAGATTTAGAAATGGAACCCACAGTTTCACCTGTACTCCACAAACTTACCATTATCTGTTTCTCCCTAAAGAAGGATAAAGAGGAAGCTCCTGGAACAGAATGAATACTCCCTATCCTAAATTACCCTTCCccgagtttaaaaaagaaaagattaatgtggaggaggagaaagtgaaAGAATGTCAGCAGAATTTCTACAGGCTAAaggtacatagaatcatagaatggttaatgtcagaagggaccttaaaataaTGCCTAGTCCAAGCCCTCTGTCCCCGGCAGGGCTTTCTTtcgctagatcaggttgctcaaagcaccatccaacctgcttttgaacacttccaatgatagGCCATTCACAACTTCtcaggcaatctgttccagtgtctcaccacactcattgtaaataatttcttcctttgcttgcATTAAGATTCTAAGAGTAAATGCTCTCTTTAAAAAGTCCGCCTGGCACTCGGGAATAGATCACAGCTTGTAAGATGAGGTGACACATGAAAATTATTTGAGAGAGCTTAAAATCAAcacaggttttgggttttttttgagcctATTGGATCGCTACAGTGTATTTTGGGGACCGATGGTATGCTGGGGAACACCCTTTCAAACAGTCGAAACTTCAGGAAATGTCTGCAAAAAatgctgggaagaagggagggaaagagaccTTGTTTTAGGAATggaaggacaaggaaaaaaatatgcttgttATGCATACAAAGATTGTCCTGGAGCCAGCATTAGTAGTGCAATGGCCAAGGCTACGGCCTTGTTAGGCATGCCTGGTAGAAATGTCTAACTCCACCACTAGAATCAATACGAGGTAAAAAGTGTATCTAGTACTATAGCGCTCTTTTAGATGATTCTCCTAGCACCCTGCAAAAATGTATCTCTGATCCAAGTGTCCTGTATAGGATAAATAAACTTCCTCTACTGAGAACTCTAAAAAGCTaatcattatattttaattttggtgCTGAGGATCAGTCAATAGGTCATGTCCGATTTCATAGTTAAATGACAGCTTGCCTGGAAGTATTCGATCACTTTGGCAAGCTATCAGACTACAGCCAGGCATTTCTATTACGTACTCAAAGCAGGCTTAGAAGAGACATAAACACATCTCTTATATCAAGTACTTAAAGGAAGTTTCtaaacatttttctgctattGGTGAAACAAATTCTAAATCCATTGAAGTCATCCACAGACCCTCTCACCCCACCTTCCGCAAAGATGATGAAGCTTGCTTTGAAAATCCTGAGTGTCTGGTGAGACTAAACTATGGCGGCTGGGAATCTACTTGTTCAGCAAAAGATAACTGTTAAGATAAACATTTAACAATCTGCACATAATATTATGGGGTGCATTATCTCctttaaaatagtatttcagtCAAACAACAAGCTGTGagggaaaattatttcaagtgCCAATGGCAATTTTATAGCACTGATGCTGCTCTTTACCTTAGTCCAGATATTTTG comes from the Numenius arquata chromosome 21, bNumArq3.hap1.1, whole genome shotgun sequence genome and includes:
- the GJA9 gene encoding gap junction alpha-9 protein; this encodes MGDWNFLGGILEEVHIHSTIIGKIWLTILFIFRMLVLGVATEDVWNDEQSEFICNTEQPGCRNVCYDEAFPISLIRYWVLQVIFVSSPSLVYMGHALYRLRALEKERQKKKAQVRVELESTELEMTENRKRLERELRQLDQRKLNKAPLRGSLLCTYVIHIFTRSAVEVGFMIGQYLLYGFHLDPLYKCQRDPCPNTVDCFVSRPTEKTVFILFMQSIATVSLLLNILEIIHLGFRKIKMGLCGQNKTKDDPDNFSVNKSKKYSMIPHSSLGISTTPQKNVPSALSGYTFLTEKQTDAAVYPVLNSPPVFQSVQNNRTESSSNYTHHSRENKSPKKRPATNALDNQTQNTSTNNNEGLFGKLGTEMCDVQKEAQKKHVLVDTQNVDTASSTCLRSFAEMPSQTSLQPDTTFPIAGFRRQHGISSSWNCSTMVQSAASSTNSLPKNSNRRQSSFSANQAQPPYNTDVRNSSRPDTPDSTGRVSSESKHSRNCDSPKPFSLSRQLSLSSNASSRRAPTDLQI